From the Natrarchaeobaculum aegyptiacum genome, one window contains:
- a CDS encoding winged helix-turn-helix domain-containing protein has product MWSEPSAADETPAIESVVGALDDDGCRAIVTALETPMTAEEIAVETGLPRSTTYRKLDQLTEASLVTELEPVAAGHGTARYVADFESVAIDLDERRRFRVRIRRATSRMLGMWAAVSQKL; this is encoded by the coding sequence ATGTGGTCCGAACCGTCAGCGGCCGACGAGACCCCCGCCATCGAGTCGGTCGTCGGCGCGCTCGACGACGACGGCTGTCGAGCCATCGTCACCGCACTCGAGACGCCGATGACGGCCGAGGAAATCGCTGTTGAAACGGGACTGCCGCGGTCGACGACCTACCGGAAGCTCGACCAGTTGACCGAGGCGTCGCTGGTGACCGAACTCGAGCCCGTCGCTGCCGGTCACGGGACGGCACGCTACGTCGCGGATTTCGAAAGCGTCGCGATCGACCTCGACGAGCGACGCCGCTTCAGAGTACGGATTCGACGCGCGACGTCGCGGATGCTCGGGATGTGGGCAGCCGTGTCCCAAAAACTGTAA
- a CDS encoding CBS domain-containing protein: MTLTEIATTDVVTASTDTDARELLEMMDEKMVGSVVITDGDDIEGIVTDRSIALELREADSLDDITAGDVMTDSPVTIEDDHGHFEALEMMSDEGIRRMPIVEDGELAGIVTLDDLVMLTAAELSNASDVIEQQAGPR; the protein is encoded by the coding sequence ATGACACTGACCGAAATCGCAACGACAGACGTCGTGACGGCGAGTACGGACACAGACGCTCGAGAACTGCTCGAGATGATGGACGAGAAGATGGTCGGGAGCGTGGTCATCACCGACGGCGACGACATCGAGGGGATCGTCACCGATCGGTCGATCGCGCTCGAACTCAGGGAGGCAGACAGCCTCGACGACATCACAGCCGGGGACGTGATGACCGACTCACCGGTGACGATCGAGGACGACCACGGTCACTTCGAAGCGCTCGAGATGATGAGCGACGAGGGAATCCGTCGAATGCCGATCGTCGAGGATGGAGAACTGGCGGGCATCGTGACCCTCGACGACCTGGTGATGCTCACCGCTGCAGAGTTGAGCAACGCCTCCGACGTGATCGAACAGCAGGCTGGTCCGCGATAG
- the msrA gene encoding peptide-methionine (S)-S-oxide reductase MsrA produces the protein MERATFGGGCFWCVEAVFCELEGVESVTSGYAGGHTEDPTYEAVCRGETGHAEVVQLEYDPDEIGYVDLLEVFFSTHDPTTEDREGPDIGSQYRSAIYAHDDDQLETAAAYAAKLEEEGVYDRIVTEIEPLETFHEAEDYHQNYFEKNPQDAYCRMHAAPKVEKVREHFAEYVAGATPE, from the coding sequence ATGGAACGAGCGACGTTCGGCGGCGGCTGTTTCTGGTGTGTCGAGGCCGTCTTCTGTGAACTCGAGGGCGTCGAATCGGTCACGTCCGGCTACGCTGGCGGTCACACCGAAGATCCAACCTACGAGGCGGTCTGTCGGGGCGAGACCGGCCACGCGGAGGTCGTCCAGCTCGAGTACGATCCCGACGAAATCGGCTACGTGGACTTACTCGAGGTCTTCTTCTCGACCCACGATCCGACCACCGAGGATCGGGAGGGGCCCGATATCGGCTCGCAGTACCGGTCGGCGATCTACGCTCACGACGACGACCAGCTCGAGACGGCCGCGGCCTACGCCGCGAAACTCGAAGAAGAGGGCGTCTACGACCGGATCGTCACCGAGATCGAGCCGCTCGAGACCTTCCACGAGGCCGAGGACTATCACCAGAACTACTTCGAGAAGAATCCACAGGACGCCTACTGTCGAATGCACGCCGCACCAAAGGTTGAGAAAGTCCGCGAGCACTTCGCGGAATACGTCGCCGGTGCGACGCCGGAGTGA
- a CDS encoding 2,5-diamino-6-(ribosylamino)-4(3H)-pyrimidinone 5'-phosphate reductase — protein MHVVVNAAMSADGKLSSHRREQIAISGDADFDRVDRLRADSDAVVVGVGTVLADDPRLTVKDESLRDERLERGDPANPARVVVDSRGRTPLEAEILDDEAATYVCLSERAPIDRRMELSDRADLVTAGEERVDLLRAFAALEREGLEQVMVEGGGELIFSLFEAGLVDELRVFVGPKIIGGRDAPTLADGEGFVEEFPTLTLAEVARVDDGVLLVWRIAE, from the coding sequence ATGCACGTCGTCGTCAACGCCGCAATGAGCGCAGACGGCAAGCTCTCCTCGCACCGGCGAGAGCAGATCGCCATCAGCGGCGACGCCGATTTCGACCGCGTCGACCGCCTCCGTGCCGACAGCGACGCGGTCGTCGTCGGCGTCGGCACCGTCCTCGCGGACGACCCGCGCCTCACGGTCAAAGACGAGTCGTTGCGAGACGAGCGCCTCGAGCGCGGCGACCCCGCGAATCCCGCCCGCGTCGTCGTCGACTCCCGGGGACGGACGCCCCTCGAGGCCGAGATTCTCGACGACGAGGCCGCGACCTACGTCTGCCTGAGCGAGCGCGCGCCGATCGACCGACGGATGGAACTGTCCGACCGCGCCGACCTCGTCACCGCCGGCGAGGAGCGCGTCGACCTCCTCCGGGCGTTCGCCGCCTTAGAGCGCGAGGGGCTCGAGCAGGTCATGGTCGAGGGTGGCGGCGAACTTATCTTCTCGCTGTTCGAGGCGGGGCTGGTCGACGAACTCCGGGTGTTCGTCGGACCGAAAATCATCGGTGGACGGGACGCCCCGACGCTCGCCGACGGCGAAGGGTTCGTCGAGGAGTTCCCGACGCTCACGCTGGCGGAGGTCGCTCGAGTCGACGACGGCGTCTTGCTCGTCTGGCGCATCGCCGAATAG
- a CDS encoding Single-stranded DNA binding protein — MELDDHAEELASDLGVDKEEVKSDLQNLVEYSVPIDEAKGSLRRKYGDGSSASSSAPSARDVADVTPDDGNVTVTGVVLTAGERSIRYQGDDHVIVEGRLADETGTIDYTAWEDFGLEPGTTITAGNASVREWDGEPELNLGESTSISFEDESLDLPAAYADAIGGEATLADLQTGDRAVTVEVTVLECERRTIDGRDGETEIKSGVLGDESGRLPFTNWEPAPALEEGNVVRIENAYVQEFRGVPEVNVSKFSTVAELDREIDVGADATTMNVREAIRTGGIYDVELVGNVIAIRDGSGLIQRCPECYRVIQKGQCRTHGSVDGVDDLRVKAILDDGTAALTVVLDDELTEQVYGGTLEDALEAAREAMDQSVVADTIRDRVVGREYRVRGHLSVDEYGANLDAETFAESAADPEKRARALLEDHELDRDAADAEVEA, encoded by the coding sequence ATGGAACTCGACGATCATGCCGAGGAACTCGCCTCCGACCTCGGTGTCGACAAAGAGGAGGTCAAATCCGACCTGCAGAACCTCGTGGAGTACAGCGTCCCGATCGACGAAGCCAAAGGCAGCCTCCGGCGCAAGTACGGCGACGGCTCGAGCGCCAGCAGCAGTGCGCCGTCAGCCAGAGACGTCGCCGACGTCACTCCCGACGACGGGAACGTGACGGTCACCGGCGTCGTCCTGACCGCGGGCGAGCGGTCGATCCGCTACCAGGGAGACGATCACGTCATCGTCGAAGGTCGACTCGCCGACGAGACCGGCACGATCGACTACACCGCCTGGGAGGACTTCGGCCTCGAGCCAGGGACGACGATCACCGCGGGCAACGCCTCCGTGCGCGAGTGGGACGGCGAACCCGAACTCAACCTCGGGGAGAGCACGTCGATCTCGTTCGAAGACGAGTCGCTCGACCTCCCTGCGGCGTACGCCGACGCCATCGGCGGCGAGGCCACTCTCGCGGACCTCCAGACCGGCGACCGCGCGGTGACCGTGGAAGTGACCGTCCTCGAGTGTGAACGCCGGACGATCGACGGTCGCGACGGCGAGACGGAGATCAAAAGCGGCGTCCTCGGCGACGAGTCAGGCCGACTTCCGTTTACGAACTGGGAGCCGGCACCGGCGCTCGAGGAGGGCAACGTCGTTCGCATCGAGAACGCATACGTCCAGGAATTCCGCGGCGTTCCCGAGGTGAACGTCTCGAAATTCTCGACGGTGGCCGAACTGGACCGCGAAATCGACGTCGGGGCGGATGCCACGACGATGAACGTCCGCGAAGCGATCCGAACCGGCGGCATCTACGACGTCGAACTCGTCGGGAACGTGATCGCGATCCGGGACGGCTCCGGACTCATCCAGCGCTGTCCGGAGTGCTACCGGGTCATCCAGAAGGGACAGTGCCGGACCCACGGCAGCGTCGACGGCGTCGACGACCTTCGGGTGAAGGCGATCCTCGACGACGGTACCGCCGCACTTACCGTCGTCCTCGACGACGAGTTGACAGAACAGGTCTACGGCGGCACCCTAGAGGACGCACTCGAGGCCGCCCGCGAGGCGATGGACCAGTCGGTCGTCGCCGATACGATCCGCGACCGGGTCGTCGGCCGCGAGTACCGCGTCCGCGGACACCTCTCGGTCGACGAGTACGGCGCGAACCTCGACGCCGAGACGTTCGCCGAGAGTGCAGCTGATCCAGAAAAGCGGGCTCGAGCCCTGCTCGAGGACCATGAACTCGACCGTGACGCCGCCGACGCGGAGGTGGAAGCATGA
- a CDS encoding metallophosphoesterase, producing MGDRPLVEPIPGEPAATAPIGGDLALLIADYHAGYEPALRYERGVDVPSRATDRRERLLALLERTGADRLVVCGDLMHSIGDPGGTERGELEVLFDSLPASLSVTVVKGNHDGGIGDWLATEADIPAERLPEIDVVPGAGVALDRIGVCHGHTWPAADALECDVLCLGHEHPCVRLEDEVGGSRVERVWLRGRADPGPFRPRPEYEALPWLAGERPPRIVVLPAFNDLVGGTWVNLPEQSFLSPFLPAGLTEGETYLLDGTRLGPYRSV from the coding sequence GTGGGTGACCGCCCGCTCGTCGAACCGATCCCCGGCGAACCCGCAGCCACGGCACCGATCGGTGGCGATCTGGCACTGCTAATCGCAGACTACCACGCGGGCTACGAGCCGGCACTCCGGTACGAACGGGGCGTCGACGTCCCCAGTCGTGCAACTGATCGCCGCGAACGGTTGCTGGCGTTACTCGAGCGAACTGGTGCCGACAGACTCGTCGTCTGCGGCGATCTGATGCACTCCATCGGTGATCCCGGCGGGACCGAACGCGGCGAACTCGAGGTGCTGTTCGACTCGCTCCCCGCGTCGCTCTCGGTGACCGTCGTCAAGGGCAACCACGACGGCGGTATCGGCGACTGGCTGGCCACGGAGGCCGACATCCCGGCCGAGCGGCTCCCGGAAATCGACGTCGTTCCCGGCGCCGGCGTCGCGCTCGATCGGATCGGCGTCTGTCACGGACACACCTGGCCCGCCGCGGACGCCCTCGAGTGTGACGTTCTCTGTCTCGGCCACGAACACCCGTGCGTCCGGCTCGAGGACGAGGTCGGTGGCAGTCGCGTCGAGCGCGTGTGGCTCCGCGGGCGTGCCGACCCGGGGCCGTTTCGACCGCGACCCGAGTACGAGGCCCTGCCGTGGCTGGCGGGTGAGCGTCCGCCCCGGATCGTCGTGCTCCCGGCGTTCAACGACCTCGTCGGCGGTACCTGGGTGAATTTACCAGAGCAGTCGTTTCTCTCGCCGTTTCTTCCGGCGGGGCTGACCGAAGGTGAGACATATCTGCTCGACGGTACCCGACTGGGTCCGTATCGATCGGTCTGA
- a CDS encoding BGTF surface domain-containing protein translates to MTSEPTIREKGRAVFLAALMVLSVVAMSAAFAGGAAASAEETELDDVDALHNSVHWEGQILNVSNDDWGEDLQLRAVDDYDGGEIESSSFVEELTADGNFVEIDTDGLEGYYTVQNDSGYLESGDDDLRFEVTSQSLSAEWDEDTVTEADDDVELELDSNRASYNVTIAADGLDYDQLKALFVHDGADGIEAIEEDGEDYLPLDKFDADDFDDLESDDYLTLDLSDWGTDELIGNFSNLDDTEGIDAGEYDFEVYVTDSSAEATAPIEFREEDVDGAFSQGVYTQSAGDLVEITLELEDTDEAFIQIGDEDAGFVDVVHVEDDDEDGEVSFWVNTRTLGVTSEEIDNVYDAGDDEINSLLHGDLENSSQGAESDYVNFWDEEVGNDDDLLNFDQYVDELGLGDDAEDQLTRPLQPTDYSLIAEADGNFIVDDGESEADNEIDQATLDLIAPELGEITTHVAPEDAADEDDELADLLDIVTERSDVAEDDRLIIEAEATGIYGALAAHSDNGFDIVEDGVEAEALYNVIGDEGEGITFEVEADDAIGNQDPTALQLDGVDDEDVFILVDNEEGAFYVVVDTSSSDAFDGSLEDGQTFDVTLEYETDDDERYAFDDNPDNAFDGGADGQTGDAAYPYFSADSTQSVSTEFTIVEPEAAFDNLDADDNVQLEASDDAVVTGETNVAPGSEIDIRISNAGDTPSFLTTVDAEIDSDGTFESEEIDFGDRSVDDEAELTFRVGGSSIDDADGIFVEAIEDVDDADDEADDEVDDDAADDEADDDATDDEPVETDDEPVETDDEPVDTDDDGVPGFGLAIAIVALLAAAMLALRRQN, encoded by the coding sequence ATGACAAGCGAACCAACGATTCGCGAAAAGGGACGCGCCGTGTTCCTTGCCGCGCTGATGGTCCTCTCCGTGGTCGCCATGTCCGCAGCGTTTGCGGGCGGTGCGGCCGCCTCCGCTGAGGAGACAGAGCTCGACGATGTCGACGCTCTCCACAACAGTGTGCACTGGGAAGGACAGATTCTGAACGTATCGAACGACGATTGGGGCGAAGACCTGCAGCTTCGAGCCGTCGATGATTACGATGGCGGCGAAATTGAAAGCAGCTCCTTCGTCGAAGAACTTACCGCAGACGGTAACTTCGTCGAGATCGACACCGATGGTCTCGAGGGATATTACACCGTCCAGAACGACTCTGGCTACCTCGAGTCCGGCGACGACGACCTCCGCTTCGAGGTCACCTCCCAGTCCCTCTCCGCCGAGTGGGACGAGGACACCGTGACCGAGGCTGACGACGACGTCGAACTCGAGCTCGACAGCAACCGCGCGAGCTACAACGTGACGATCGCGGCAGATGGTCTCGACTACGACCAGCTCAAGGCGCTGTTCGTCCACGACGGTGCCGACGGCATCGAGGCTATCGAAGAGGACGGTGAAGACTACCTCCCACTCGACAAGTTCGACGCTGACGACTTCGACGACCTCGAGAGCGACGACTACCTCACGCTCGACCTGAGCGACTGGGGAACGGACGAACTCATCGGTAACTTCAGCAACCTCGACGACACCGAGGGCATCGACGCTGGTGAGTACGACTTCGAAGTCTACGTGACCGACAGCTCCGCTGAAGCCACCGCGCCGATCGAATTCCGTGAGGAAGACGTCGACGGTGCCTTCAGCCAGGGCGTCTACACGCAGTCCGCCGGTGACCTCGTCGAGATCACCCTCGAGCTCGAGGACACCGACGAAGCGTTCATCCAGATCGGTGACGAAGACGCTGGCTTCGTCGACGTCGTCCACGTCGAAGACGACGACGAAGACGGCGAAGTGAGCTTCTGGGTCAACACCCGAACGCTCGGTGTCACCAGTGAAGAGATCGATAACGTCTACGACGCGGGTGACGACGAGATTAACAGTCTCCTCCACGGAGACCTCGAGAACAGCTCCCAAGGAGCTGAATCCGACTACGTCAACTTCTGGGACGAAGAAGTCGGTAACGACGACGACCTGCTCAACTTCGACCAGTACGTCGATGAGCTTGGTCTCGGTGACGACGCCGAGGACCAGCTGACCCGACCCCTCCAGCCGACCGACTACAGCCTGATCGCTGAGGCCGACGGCAACTTCATCGTCGACGATGGCGAATCCGAGGCCGACAACGAAATCGACCAGGCGACGCTCGACCTGATCGCACCCGAACTCGGCGAAATCACGACTCACGTCGCACCTGAAGACGCCGCCGACGAGGACGACGAACTCGCCGACCTCCTCGACATCGTCACCGAGCGATCCGACGTCGCCGAGGACGACCGCCTGATCATCGAGGCCGAGGCCACCGGTATCTACGGTGCCCTCGCGGCCCACTCCGACAACGGCTTCGACATCGTCGAGGATGGCGTCGAAGCTGAAGCCCTTTACAACGTCATCGGCGACGAGGGTGAGGGCATCACCTTCGAGGTCGAAGCTGACGACGCGATCGGCAATCAGGACCCGACCGCGCTCCAGCTTGACGGCGTTGACGACGAAGACGTCTTCATCCTCGTGGACAACGAGGAAGGTGCCTTCTACGTTGTCGTCGACACCTCCTCGAGTGACGCCTTCGACGGCAGCCTTGAAGACGGCCAGACCTTCGACGTGACGCTCGAGTACGAGACCGACGACGACGAACGCTACGCGTTCGACGACAACCCTGACAACGCCTTCGACGGCGGTGCTGACGGCCAGACCGGCGACGCCGCCTACCCGTACTTCAGCGCTGACTCGACCCAGTCCGTGAGCACCGAGTTCACGATCGTCGAGCCCGAGGCCGCCTTCGACAACCTCGACGCTGACGACAACGTCCAGCTCGAGGCCAGCGACGACGCCGTCGTGACGGGTGAGACGAACGTCGCACCCGGCTCGGAGATCGACATCCGCATCAGCAACGCTGGTGACACGCCGAGCTTCCTGACGACGGTCGACGCTGAAATCGATTCCGACGGCACCTTCGAGTCCGAGGAGATCGACTTCGGCGACCGTAGCGTCGACGACGAGGCCGAACTCACCTTCCGCGTGGGTGGCAGCTCGATCGACGACGCTGACGGAATCTTCGTCGAGGCCATTGAAGACGTCGACGACGCTGACGACGAGGCCGACGACGAAGTTGACGACGACGCCGCTGATGACGAGGCTGACGACGACGCCACTGACGACGAACCCGTCGAAACTGACGACGAACCCGTCGAGACCGACGACGAGCCCGTCGACACTGACGACGACGGCGTCCCCGGATTCGGTCTCGCCATCGCTATCGTCGCGCTCCTCGCCGCCGCGATGCTGGCACTCCGCCGCCAGAACTAA
- a CDS encoding digeranylgeranylglycerophospholipid reductase, translating into MNDRYDVVIAGAGPAGGQCARDLAARGYDVVVLETEPEDEFPRASNKSTAGTFPSMMSAFGIPDDVVMQYTDSVVLESPTDYYVKSQTGAVLEFADFKRFLVEDSREKGAEYRFGARVTEPIMENGEIVGVRYNGDQEVYGEITIDATGPSAPLAKALGVSDLKRKNHAIGIEYEFEGIDIDRPGYADLHDAMMLRLDHAIAPGGYSWIFHTGEDTAKVGLCYIQNDYHTRYARDGFTVDDYLEHWLDTDPRLANAERLEGKQHRGSAHIQMPGKMHTDRFMAIGDTVPTVDPLWGEGIHQCMKSGRVAAAAADSCLTHDHVEPSAENLEVYETLWHRDVAPNMRNRLLMTKLLYLAENERYDQLMADLNQLDEDTLAKANNGDPFAIARLLHAEDLPMLATFFKREFLPDSLF; encoded by the coding sequence ATGAACGACCGCTACGACGTAGTGATCGCCGGTGCCGGTCCAGCAGGCGGGCAGTGTGCACGGGACCTGGCAGCGAGGGGCTACGACGTCGTCGTCCTCGAAACAGAACCCGAAGACGAGTTCCCGCGCGCGAGCAACAAGTCAACTGCGGGAACGTTCCCGTCGATGATGTCTGCCTTCGGAATTCCCGACGACGTGGTGATGCAGTACACCGACAGCGTCGTCCTCGAGTCGCCGACGGACTACTACGTCAAATCCCAGACTGGCGCCGTCCTCGAGTTCGCCGATTTCAAACGGTTCCTCGTCGAAGATAGTCGCGAAAAGGGTGCCGAGTACCGGTTCGGCGCGCGCGTGACCGAACCGATCATGGAAAACGGCGAGATCGTCGGTGTCCGGTACAACGGCGATCAGGAGGTCTACGGAGAGATCACGATCGACGCCACGGGACCCTCTGCACCACTTGCGAAAGCCCTCGGCGTCAGCGACCTCAAGCGGAAGAACCACGCAATCGGGATCGAGTACGAGTTCGAAGGCATCGACATCGACCGGCCGGGATACGCCGACCTCCACGACGCGATGATGCTCCGCCTCGACCACGCGATCGCCCCTGGCGGCTACTCGTGGATCTTCCACACGGGCGAGGACACCGCGAAAGTCGGCCTCTGTTACATCCAGAACGACTATCACACGCGGTACGCGCGCGACGGGTTCACGGTCGACGACTACCTCGAGCACTGGCTCGACACCGACCCCCGACTCGCAAACGCCGAGCGACTCGAGGGGAAACAACACCGCGGTTCAGCGCATATCCAGATGCCGGGCAAAATGCACACCGACCGATTCATGGCCATCGGTGACACCGTCCCGACTGTCGACCCGCTCTGGGGCGAAGGGATCCACCAGTGCATGAAGTCCGGCCGCGTCGCCGCTGCCGCAGCCGATAGCTGTCTCACCCACGACCACGTCGAACCAAGCGCCGAGAACCTCGAGGTCTACGAGACCCTCTGGCACCGTGACGTCGCACCGAACATGCGTAACCGTCTGTTGATGACGAAACTGCTGTACCTCGCAGAGAACGAACGCTACGACCAGCTCATGGCCGACCTCAACCAGCTCGACGAGGACACGCTGGCGAAGGCGAACAACGGTGACCCGTTCGCGATTGCTCGGTTACTCCACGCAGAGGACCTTCCGATGCTCGCGACGTTCTTCAAGCGCGAGTTCCTTCCCGACTCGCTGTTCTGA
- a CDS encoding MarR family transcriptional regulator — translation MVDVLDNKRAATRFRILVQIAERQPAVSQGEIAEEVGVTSQAVSEYIRELVDDGLVEKEGRSRYRVTPEGVDWLFQAADDVRRFADHVTGDVLDAMSEAAYIATDDIEEGETVTLFVEDGLLHARPGDEGPATGVATTDAEAGTDVGVNSFEGVMDLEPGSVTVLQVPAVRSGGSRTIDSSLVTDHCEEADLVVAAGVEAVVACRAAGTEPAVPFAAGKIAAEGAERGLTVTALVTTDEVGRVTDTLREADVSYEVLEG, via the coding sequence ATGGTCGACGTCCTCGACAATAAACGGGCCGCGACGCGGTTTCGGATCCTCGTTCAGATCGCCGAGCGCCAGCCCGCGGTGAGCCAGGGGGAGATCGCCGAGGAAGTCGGCGTCACGAGCCAGGCCGTCTCCGAGTACATCCGCGAACTCGTCGACGACGGGTTAGTCGAGAAAGAGGGTCGGTCACGGTACCGCGTCACGCCCGAAGGCGTCGACTGGCTGTTCCAGGCCGCCGACGACGTTCGGCGGTTCGCCGACCACGTCACGGGTGACGTCCTGGACGCGATGAGCGAGGCGGCATACATCGCGACCGACGACATCGAAGAGGGTGAAACCGTCACCCTGTTCGTCGAAGACGGCCTGCTCCACGCCCGTCCCGGCGACGAGGGGCCAGCGACCGGCGTCGCGACGACCGACGCCGAGGCGGGCACCGACGTCGGGGTCAACAGTTTCGAGGGCGTCATGGATCTGGAACCGGGTTCGGTCACTGTCCTCCAGGTGCCCGCGGTTCGCAGCGGGGGTAGTCGCACCATCGACTCGAGTCTCGTCACCGACCACTGCGAGGAGGCAGACCTCGTCGTCGCCGCTGGTGTCGAGGCCGTCGTCGCGTGTCGAGCGGCCGGGACCGAGCCCGCAGTCCCGTTCGCAGCCGGCAAAATCGCCGCAGAGGGAGCCGAACGTGGCCTCACAGTGACCGCTCTGGTCACGACCGACGAGGTCGGCCGCGTCACCGACACCCTCAGGGAAGCCGACGTCTCCTACGAAGTTCTCGAGGGATAA
- the psmA gene encoding archaeal proteasome endopeptidase complex subunit alpha, whose protein sequence is MQGQAQQQAYDRGITIFSPDGRLYQVEYAREAVKRGTASIGIRTTDGVVLAVDKRVPSPLLEDSSVEKIHKADDHIGIASAGHVADARQLIDFARRQAQVNQLRYGEPVGVETLTKQVTDHIQQYTQVGGARPFGVALIVGGIENGEPRLFETDPSGTPYEWKALAVGADRNELQEYLEENYDDEADLDGGIGLALDALASVNDGSLLPSEVGLATVDAETESFEQFDQDRIAEHLEENDLLEEEGEEDAE, encoded by the coding sequence ATGCAGGGACAAGCCCAACAGCAGGCGTACGACCGCGGCATCACGATCTTCTCACCTGACGGCCGGCTCTACCAGGTCGAGTACGCTCGCGAGGCGGTCAAACGCGGTACAGCGAGTATCGGCATTCGAACCACCGACGGCGTCGTTCTCGCCGTCGACAAACGCGTTCCATCACCGCTTCTCGAGGACTCGAGCGTCGAGAAGATCCACAAGGCCGACGACCACATCGGGATCGCAAGCGCCGGCCACGTCGCCGACGCTCGCCAGCTGATCGACTTCGCCCGACGGCAGGCGCAGGTCAACCAGCTCCGGTACGGTGAACCGGTTGGCGTCGAAACACTTACCAAGCAAGTCACCGACCACATCCAGCAGTACACGCAGGTCGGCGGTGCCCGCCCGTTCGGTGTTGCGCTGATCGTCGGCGGCATCGAGAACGGCGAGCCGCGCCTGTTCGAGACCGACCCCTCGGGGACTCCCTACGAGTGGAAGGCCCTCGCCGTCGGTGCCGACCGGAACGAACTCCAGGAGTACCTCGAAGAGAACTACGACGACGAGGCCGACCTTGACGGTGGCATCGGTCTCGCCCTCGACGCCCTCGCGTCGGTCAACGACGGATCGTTGCTCCCCAGCGAAGTGGGGCTCGCCACCGTCGACGCCGAGACCGAATCGTTCGAACAGTTCGACCAGGACCGTATCGCCGAACACCTCGAGGAGAACGACCTGCTCGAGGAGGAAGGCGAGGAAGACGCGGAATAA
- a CDS encoding ribosome assembly factor SBDS: MISLDEAVTARLESHGARFEVLVDPDAALSIKRGEFDGDLEDVIAAEDVFEDASRGDRPAENDLETVFDTTDPLEIIPEVIREGEIQITAEQRREMQEQKRKQLIDTIARNAINPQMDDAPHPPERIENALEEAGFTVDPMEPVEGQVDDALDALRPVIPIRFEEVTIAVQVPAEYAGSAQSQIRQFGDLEREEWQSDGSWIGVITFPAGMQNDFYDVVNEYSSGEAETQLVKDKDDIKTR; this comes from the coding sequence ATGATATCACTCGACGAGGCAGTGACGGCGCGACTCGAGTCACACGGGGCCCGCTTCGAGGTGCTCGTCGACCCCGACGCAGCCCTGTCGATCAAACGCGGCGAGTTCGACGGCGACCTGGAAGACGTCATCGCCGCAGAAGACGTCTTCGAGGACGCGTCCCGTGGCGACCGGCCTGCAGAGAACGACCTCGAGACGGTCTTCGACACCACGGACCCACTCGAGATCATCCCCGAGGTTATCAGAGAGGGGGAGATCCAGATCACGGCCGAACAGCGCCGAGAGATGCAAGAACAAAAGCGCAAACAGTTGATCGACACCATCGCGCGCAACGCGATCAACCCCCAGATGGACGACGCCCCCCACCCGCCCGAGCGGATCGAGAACGCCCTCGAGGAGGCGGGCTTTACGGTCGATCCGATGGAGCCGGTCGAGGGGCAAGTCGACGACGCCCTCGACGCGTTGCGGCCCGTGATCCCGATTCGGTTCGAGGAAGTTACCATCGCGGTACAGGTCCCTGCCGAGTACGCGGGTAGCGCCCAGTCCCAGATCCGGCAGTTTGGTGACCTCGAGCGCGAGGAGTGGCAATCCGACGGTTCGTGGATCGGCGTCATTACCTTCCCCGCGGGAATGCAAAACGACTTCTACGACGTGGTCAACGAGTACTCGAGCGGGGAGGCCGAGACGCAACTCGTCAAGGACAAAGACGACATCAAGACGCGCTGA